DNA sequence from the bacterium genome:
TTTCATGGCCGAATAACTCACTTTCCACCAGTCCCGATGGCAAGGCCGCGCAATTGACTTTGATCAGCGGGTTGTTTTTGCGGTGGCTGGCGGAATGGATGGCGCGAGCAATCAATTCCTTGCCGGTGCCGGATTCACCCTGAATCAATACCGATGCATCGGTCATGGCAACGCGCTGAACCTGATTTAATAACGACTGAAGAGCCGGACTGCGGCCGATAATCTCGTCGAAATTATGCGCCGATTTGATTTCTTCCTGTAAGTAAAGATTCTGCGCTTTGAGTCTGGATTGTTCTTGCTCCAACAGGACCCGTTCGGTAATATCCACAAACATGGTACGCGTATACAACCCACCGGGATCGGGTTTTGACCACCACTGAATCCAGATGGGCTTGCCATTATCCTTGCGACGCAACTCCAGTTCGACACCGGAGGTATCGGTGCCTTTGCCGATGGACGCGAAGGCTTCTTTAACACGACGCTGGGCATCCGGCGTGTCCGGCACTAAAGAAATACCCACCATGCCCGGCACTTGTTCGGGCGTAATGCCCAGTATTTGCCTGGCCGCCCGGTTAGCGCTAATGAACCGGGATTCAACATCCTCGTGTACGTAAGCAATTGGTGCTGCCTCGAACAAATCCCGAAACCGTTCTTCGCTTTGACGAAGCTGATCCACTGCTTGAATCCGTCTGAGTTCTGCAGTTGCACGCGCCGCAAAGATTTTAAAGGTATATAAGAGTTGCGGCTCTTCGGGCATGGGACTGCAATCGAATATCGCCAAATGGCCTAGTACATTGCCCTCAACATCCTGCAACGGCACGCCCAAAAAACTTTCAATTCCTTGTGATTTAGGGAACAGTTTCCAGACTTCTGACGGATAGTGACAGAATTTACCGTATATCACGTCTTTGCACGGTGTCCCTTCCAGTTCCCATTCCTGATTATCGATAATTTTGCCATCCATCCAGAAAGCCAGCGTGCGCACCCGGGTTTTGTCATCGGCAAATTGAGCAATGAAGGCGTTGGCGGCACCGGTGGCAAGACTCAGATTTTTCACCAATAATTGAAAGAAGTCTTCGCCAATGGCTTGTGCGGTGCCTTCTACGATTGCCCGTAATACTGGCAGTTCGGATAACAAAGGTTCTTTAGGGGAATTGTTAGGCATAAGTAGAATTGAAGGTCAGGATAAATGCTCGGATACATCTTACTCTTACCTTGCCACCAAACCAAGCCGCAACTATTGGTGGCTGCCACAATTAATGGTGGAAAATCGACAGATGAAGCATGGCGGCATTATCCGATAGAATTAATCTATCCTCATGAAAAACAGGACTATTTCAAGTAATTGTCGCGAGTGGCACAGTGCTTGCTGTTACCTAATTGTCACAGTTTATTGCTTAACATGTTACCCACTTTCAACCCTTATCAAAGTATTCTTATGAAAAACACCTTCAAACTTACTGCCGTCTCACTGTGTATCGCGTCATGCC
Encoded proteins:
- a CDS encoding sigma 54-interacting transcriptional regulator; translated protein: MLSELPVLRAIVEGTAQAIGEDFFQLLVKNLSLATGAANAFIAQFADDKTRVRTLAFWMDGKIIDNQEWELEGTPCKDVIYGKFCHYPSEVWKLFPKSQGIESFLGVPLQDVEGNVLGHLAIFDCSPMPEEPQLLYTFKIFAARATAELRRIQAVDQLRQSEERFRDLFEAAPIAYVHEDVESRFISANRAARQILGITPEQVPGMVGISLVPDTPDAQRRVKEAFASIGKGTDTSGVELELRRKDNGKPIWIQWWSKPDPGGLYTRTMFVDITERVLLEQEQSRLKAQNLYLQEEIKSAHNFDEIIGRSPALQSLLNQVQRVAMTDASVLIQGESGTGKELIARAIHSASHRKNNPLIKVNCAALPSGLVESELFGHE